The Bacillus marinisedimentorum DNA window GGTTCCGGATCTTTCATTCCAGGCTTCGAAGGCCAGCTGGTCGGCACTGAAGCAGGGACGGAAAAAGATGTAGAAGTGACATTCCCTGAAGAGTATCATGCAGAAGAGCTTGCAGGAAAGCCGGCTACTTTCAAGGTCAAAGTTCATGAGATCAAAACGAAAGAGCTTCCTGAACTGGATGATGAGTTCGCAAAAGATGTCGATGAAGAAGTTGAAACACTTGATGAATTAAAAAAGAAAACAAGAGAGCAACTTGAAGAAAACAAAAAGCGCGAGGTTGAAAATAACAAGCGTGACACACTCGTCCAGAAGGCAGCCGAAAATGCAGAAGTCGATGTGCCTATGGCAATGGTCCGTACAGAGCTTGATCGCATGCTTCAAGAGTTCGAACAGCGTCTTCAAATGCAGGGCATGACGCTGGACATGTACTATCAATTCTCCGGTCAGGACGAAGAAGCGCTGAAAGGCCAAATGAGAGAGGATGCCGAAAAGCGTGTCCGCACCAACTTGACGCTTGAAGCGATTGCGGAGCAGGAAAACCTTGAAGCAAGCGAAGAAGAAGTGAACGAGGAACTTGAAAACATGGCTTCCATGTATCAGACAAGTGTCGATAACCTGAAACAAATGATCGGAAGCACCGATATGGTGAAAGAAGATTTGAAAATCAAGAAAGCGATCGATTTTCTTGTGGAAAACAGCAAAAGTGTTGCATAATATAAAGTAAGGGAACAAGGCGCGATTCGTTCGTGCCTTGTTTTGTACTAGCTTTTTTTCCGCCGCTTTTGCATCCTTTCCGGCTGCCCTGGTCCCGAAAAACCCAAAAACTACTTATAATCCTGGCGGTTAAACAGCATACTGTAAAGTGAGCCTTCAGACTGCTGCTTCCCGCCGCTGAAATTCGTCCATGCTCTATACATATTTTATAAAGGGTTTTTATTAACGGTGTAAGTTTCAGGTATGTTAAAATGCAAGAACACAGTCTCTGAAACTGTTTATCGACCGGGATATTAAGGGTATACAGATATTCGCAATGCTTTGCCGATCCGCAAGATCATCCGGTTATGTGCACTTTTTGAAGGGGTGATATCCATGTTTAAATTTAATGATGAAAAAGGACAATTAAAATGTTCATTTTGCGGTAAGACCCAGGATCAAGTCCGTAAACTTGTTGCAGGTCCTGGTGTGTATATATGTG harbors:
- the tig gene encoding trigger factor, translating into MSVNWEKLEGNEGVLTVEVDAEKVNNALDQAFNKVVKQVNIPGFRKGKVPRFIFEQRFGAESLYQDALDILLPEAYSSAIDEAGIFPVDQPSVDIKQMEKGEKLVFEAKVTVKPEVKLGEYKGLEVEEESTEVTDEDVDAELKGLQERQAELVVKEEGTVEEGDTVVIDFEGFVDGEAFEGGKAENYSLEIGSGSFIPGFEGQLVGTEAGTEKDVEVTFPEEYHAEELAGKPATFKVKVHEIKTKELPELDDEFAKDVDEEVETLDELKKKTREQLEENKKREVENNKRDTLVQKAAENAEVDVPMAMVRTELDRMLQEFEQRLQMQGMTLDMYYQFSGQDEEALKGQMREDAEKRVRTNLTLEAIAEQENLEASEEEVNEELENMASMYQTSVDNLKQMIGSTDMVKEDLKIKKAIDFLVENSKSVA